A window of Dickeya zeae NCPPB 2538 contains these coding sequences:
- the pssA gene encoding CDP-diacylglycerol--serine O-phosphatidyltransferase, which yields MPKIPQSADDVQTLHSPAAFRTTLTERILQARKRIYVVALYLEHDDGGEGILSALYQAKRQCPELELNVLVDWHRAQRGRIGVAADSTNADWYYEMAQRYDDAAFPIYGIPVNTREALGVLHLKGFIIDDTVLYSGASLNDVYLHQHEKYRYDRYQLIHNPVLADVMARYVQDLLVSPAVQRLDTSSRPKTIDIKNDIRQFRQSLRSATYLLPGVGDNNNQLTVTPLVGLGKQSPLNQTIHHLMYCTDQRLVMCTPYFNLPALLVRNIIRLLRDGKQIEIIIGDKTANDFFIPEDQPFRIIGALPYLYEINLRRFLSRLQKYIDSNQLVVRLWKDGDNSFHLKGMWVDDHWQLLTGNNLNPRAWRLDLENAILIHDPEQVLQDQRQQELECIRAHTQVITHYQQLQSIAQYPVKVRKLIRRLRRIRIDRLISRIL from the coding sequence TTGCCTAAAATTCCTCAGTCTGCCGATGACGTCCAGACGCTTCACAGCCCGGCCGCATTCCGTACCACGCTGACAGAGCGGATTCTGCAGGCCAGGAAACGCATCTATGTGGTGGCTTTGTATCTGGAACACGATGATGGCGGCGAAGGTATTTTGTCTGCACTCTATCAGGCCAAGCGTCAATGCCCGGAACTGGAGCTCAACGTACTGGTCGACTGGCACCGTGCACAACGCGGTCGCATCGGCGTCGCGGCCGATAGCACAAACGCCGATTGGTACTACGAGATGGCGCAACGATACGATGACGCCGCTTTCCCGATTTACGGCATCCCGGTAAATACCCGTGAAGCATTGGGTGTCTTACACCTGAAAGGCTTTATTATCGATGACACCGTGCTCTATAGCGGTGCCAGTCTGAATGATGTCTATCTCCATCAGCATGAAAAGTACCGCTATGACCGCTATCAATTGATTCATAACCCGGTGCTGGCCGATGTGATGGCGCGTTATGTACAAGACCTGCTGGTGTCCCCTGCCGTACAACGTCTGGACACCTCTTCTCGTCCCAAAACTATCGATATCAAAAATGATATCCGTCAGTTCCGTCAGTCGCTACGTTCAGCCACCTATCTGCTACCGGGCGTCGGCGACAATAACAATCAGTTAACGGTCACACCGCTGGTTGGACTGGGAAAACAGAGCCCGCTGAATCAGACCATCCATCATTTGATGTACTGCACCGATCAGCGTTTGGTGATGTGTACGCCGTATTTCAATTTGCCTGCGCTGCTGGTGCGCAACATTATTCGCCTGCTACGTGACGGCAAGCAGATTGAGATCATTATTGGCGATAAAACGGCAAACGACTTTTTCATTCCGGAAGACCAACCGTTTCGGATTATCGGTGCCCTGCCTTACCTGTATGAAATCAACCTGCGTCGCTTCCTGAGCCGCTTGCAGAAATACATCGACAGCAACCAGTTAGTGGTTCGCCTGTGGAAGGATGGCGACAACAGTTTCCACCTTAAAGGCATGTGGGTAGATGATCACTGGCAATTACTGACGGGCAATAACCTCAATCCTCGTGCCTGGCGGCTAGATTTGGAAAACGCCATCCTGATTCATGACCCGGAACAGGTGCTGCAAGACCAGCGTCAACAGGAGCTGGAATGCATCCGCGCTCACACCCAGGTCATCACGCACTACCAGCAATTGCAGAGCATTGCACAATATCCGGTAAAAGTGCGCAAACTCATCCGCCGCTTGCGCCGAATC
- a CDS encoding bifunctional acetate--CoA ligase family protein/GNAT family N-acetyltransferase yields the protein MSQRGLEALLRPRSIAVLGASEKPGRAGFLMMRNLLDGGFNGPVLPVTPKYKAVCGVLAYRDVASLPMTPDLAVICTRADRNLSLLEALGQRGCKTVIVLSAPPSQFTELKSCATRYAMRLLGPNSLGLLAPWQGLNASFSPVPILKGKLAFISQSAAVSNTILDWAQQRGIGFSYFIALGDSLDIDVDDLLDFLARDGKTSAILLHLEHISDARRFLSAARSASRNKPILVIKSGRSQQAQQLLHDGQHGLDAAYDAAIQRAGLLRVQDTHELFSAVETLSHLRPLRGERLLIVSNGASPAAQALDQLIARQGKLAKLSEATQQALRAVLPDDVTIGNPLDLRDDATPQRYQATLSALLDSDDYDALLIIHAPSAAAPGTESAESLIQLLQQHPRGKRITLLTNWCGEFSSQEARRLFNEAGIPTYRTPEGTVTAFMHIVEYRRNQKQLKETPALPSDLTANAAQAHLLISQALLEGATRLDTHEVQPILQAYGLNTLPTWIASDSTEAVYIAEKIGYPVALKLRSPDIPHKSEIQGVMLYLQNAQEVQLAAEAMLERVRHTNPQARVHGLLVQGMANRTGALELRIAVEQDAIFGPIIMLGEGGTEWNRETQAAVALPPLNMALARYLIVQALKSGKIRSQNALKPLDIAAFSRLLVQVSNLILDCPEIVRLDIHPLLASGEEFTLLDVTLHLAPFSGDPQSRLSIRPYPQELEETVLLKDGSSCLFRPILPEDEPLLAHFIGKVTREDLYYRYFSEINEFTHEDLANMTQIDYDREMAFIAVRADITGEPEIIGVTRAIADPDNISAEFAVLVRSDLKGLGLGRKLLEKLIHYASLHGLNRLSGITMPNNQGMVSLARKLGFNVDVQLEDGIVTLELPLGTPVQP from the coding sequence ATGAGCCAGCGTGGATTAGAAGCACTGCTGCGGCCCCGTTCAATTGCGGTGCTCGGGGCGTCGGAAAAACCGGGACGAGCGGGTTTTTTGATGATGCGCAATCTGCTTGACGGCGGATTCAACGGGCCGGTGCTGCCTGTCACCCCTAAATACAAGGCAGTGTGTGGCGTTCTGGCGTACCGCGACGTCGCCAGCCTGCCAATGACGCCTGACCTTGCGGTTATCTGCACACGCGCTGATCGTAATCTATCGCTGCTGGAGGCGTTGGGACAACGAGGCTGTAAAACCGTCATCGTGCTTTCCGCGCCGCCATCACAATTCACCGAGTTGAAAAGCTGCGCCACCCGCTACGCAATGCGCCTGTTAGGCCCGAATAGCCTCGGTCTGTTGGCTCCCTGGCAAGGGCTTAACGCCAGCTTTTCACCGGTGCCGATTTTAAAAGGCAAACTGGCGTTTATCTCTCAATCGGCAGCAGTGTCCAACACCATACTGGATTGGGCGCAACAACGCGGCATTGGCTTCTCTTACTTTATCGCGCTGGGTGACAGTCTGGACATTGACGTTGATGACCTGTTGGATTTTCTGGCTCGTGACGGTAAAACCAGCGCCATTTTGCTACATCTGGAGCACATCAGCGACGCCCGACGTTTTCTTTCCGCCGCGCGCAGTGCTTCTCGCAATAAACCGATTCTGGTGATCAAAAGTGGTCGTAGCCAACAGGCGCAGCAACTATTGCATGACGGCCAGCATGGGCTGGATGCCGCCTATGACGCCGCAATCCAGCGCGCCGGGCTGCTGCGGGTGCAAGACACCCACGAACTGTTTTCGGCAGTGGAAACCCTCAGCCACCTGCGCCCATTGCGTGGCGAGCGTTTGCTGATTGTCAGCAACGGCGCATCCCCTGCCGCCCAGGCGCTGGATCAGTTGATTGCCCGCCAGGGCAAACTGGCAAAGTTGAGTGAAGCGACACAACAGGCGTTACGCGCCGTATTACCTGACGATGTCACTATCGGCAATCCGCTCGATTTGCGCGACGACGCGACCCCGCAACGCTATCAGGCCACGCTGTCGGCACTGCTCGATAGCGACGATTATGATGCGTTGCTGATCATTCACGCCCCCAGCGCCGCCGCCCCCGGGACGGAAAGTGCAGAAAGCCTGATTCAGTTGTTGCAGCAACACCCACGTGGCAAGCGTATTACGCTGCTGACCAACTGGTGTGGTGAGTTTTCCTCGCAGGAAGCGCGTCGCCTGTTCAACGAGGCTGGGATCCCAACCTACCGCACGCCGGAAGGTACGGTCACGGCATTCATGCATATCGTTGAATACCGTCGTAACCAGAAGCAGCTAAAAGAAACCCCGGCACTGCCCTCCGACCTCACCGCCAATGCCGCACAAGCGCACCTGTTAATCAGTCAGGCATTGCTGGAAGGTGCCACCCGGCTCGATACCCATGAAGTGCAGCCGATTCTGCAGGCCTACGGCCTGAATACCCTGCCGACCTGGATTGCCAGCGATAGCACCGAGGCGGTGTACATCGCGGAAAAAATTGGCTATCCCGTAGCGCTTAAACTGCGCTCGCCAGATATTCCCCACAAGTCGGAAATTCAGGGTGTTATGTTGTATCTGCAAAATGCCCAGGAAGTACAACTGGCGGCGGAGGCCATGCTGGAACGGGTCAGACATACCAACCCGCAGGCACGCGTTCACGGTTTGCTGGTGCAGGGCATGGCTAATCGTACCGGCGCACTGGAGTTACGCATTGCCGTCGAACAGGATGCTATCTTCGGCCCGATCATTATGCTGGGAGAAGGTGGTACGGAATGGAACCGGGAAACACAGGCAGCGGTAGCCTTGCCGCCGCTGAACATGGCACTAGCGCGCTACCTGATCGTTCAGGCATTAAAAAGCGGTAAAATCCGTAGCCAAAATGCCCTCAAGCCATTAGATATCGCCGCCTTCAGCCGGTTACTGGTGCAGGTTTCCAACCTGATTCTGGATTGCCCGGAGATTGTGCGTCTGGATATTCACCCACTGCTGGCTTCCGGCGAGGAGTTTACGTTGCTGGATGTGACCTTACATTTGGCCCCCTTTAGCGGCGACCCGCAATCGCGCCTATCGATTCGTCCGTATCCGCAGGAGTTGGAGGAAACCGTTTTGCTCAAGGATGGCTCGTCCTGCCTGTTCCGCCCCATTCTGCCCGAAGACGAACCGCTGCTGGCCCATTTTATCGGCAAAGTGACGCGTGAAGATCTGTACTACCGCTATTTCAGTGAAATCAATGAATTTACTCATGAAGATTTAGCCAATATGACCCAGATTGACTACGATCGTGAAATGGCGTTTATTGCTGTCCGGGCTGATATCACCGGTGAGCCGGAAATTATCGGGGTCACACGCGCCATTGCCGACCCTGACAACATCAGCGCAGAATTCGCGGTACTGGTGCGTTCTGATCTGAAAGGACTGGGATTAGGCAGAAAGTTGTTGGAAAAATTGATCCACTACGCCAGCCTCCACGGACTTAATCGTCTTAGCGGGATTACGATGCCGAACAATCAGGGAATGGTCTCGCTGGCGAGGAAACTGGGCTTCAATGTTGACGTGCAACTGGAAGACGGTATTGTCACGCTGGAACTGCCACTGGGTACGCCAGTGCAGCCATAA